In the genome of Microcoleus vaginatus PCC 9802, the window CAGTTTGATTTGGCGCCTGCGGCAAAAAAGCTCGCAACAGCCCGAACCTGCGCCCGAAGTGCCACCTCCTCTTCAAGAAATTCACTTAGAGAAGTTTGATGCCCTTTCCGACAAACTTAAGCAAACTCAATTGGCTTATCAGATGGCATCGGAGATGAGCCAATTTAAGGCGGGTTTTTTGGCTCGAACTTCTCACGAGTTGCGATCGCCCCTGAGCACTATGATTGGTACCCTGCAATTAATTCTCTCGGATTTGTGCGACGATCCTGCTGAGGAACGAGAGTTTGTCGAGCAAGCTCACGTCGCGGCACTCAAGCTGGTGAAATTAATAGATGAAATTATCTCTGTTGCTAAAACTGAACACGGCACTGAAAGGATGGATATTGAGCCGATTCAGTTAGCTAAGGTTTTTGACGAGGTTGATGATTTAACTTACTTGCAAGCTGCTAATCGCGGCATTCGTTTGGAGATATTGCCGCCCGATCCCGGGATTTATGTATTGGCAGATTTGCCGAGGTTTAGGCAAGTTTTAGTCAATTTGGTAGATACTGCGGTTGCTCAGATGGAGGAGGGGAGTATTTCTGTGTGTGCCCATGCTTCGCCGGAATCTGGATACGTTCACATTTGGGTGGACGATCAGCGTTCAGTGAGTGCTTGGAGCGAGTCTTGGGATTTGCTGAAGCACGATTTGAAGTGTGATGTTACCAAGAGCAGCGATAATTCTCAGGTGTCTTCTGGAATGAGGTTATTGATGAATCAGACTCTTTTAAGTTTGATGAGCGGAAAGTTGGAGGTTCTGGCTGTGCCTTCTGAGTCCGAAGAGTGCAATTTTAACCGGACTCAGTGTTCTATTCCTTTGGCAACTTTGTGATCAAGGAAGTTCGGCCACGAGCAATCTACGGGATGTAACGGAGGTCGGGAAAAGGGCAAAGGGTTTAACAGATTTAACGGAGGTGGGGAAGAGGTTCGAGGGAAGATGAAAGAAGGAAATTATTTATAGGGAGTAAGGTGCGCCCTTACGCACCCTACATATTATAGATTTTGGTGCCAATCGGGTGATTATTTAACAATTAGCAGTTAGCAATTCGCCGTTGCTAATTTCTAATTCCAGATTCTCTTCTAGAAGCTGATTTTCAAGTACCATGGTGGTGCTAGCGTTTTGCTGAAAACCGATGCGCTCGTAGAAGCTTTGTTTGTAAGTTGTCATCAGGTAAACTCGCTCTACTCGGCACATTCGAGGGTGACTCAAGACGGTTTGCACTAATTTACGGCCGAGTCCTGCACCTTGGTAATCTGGGTGGATGGCGACATCCCAGATGGTAGCTCGATAGATCCCGTCTGAGGTGGCTCTGGCAAAGCCGATCGCCCGTGAGCCGTCCCAAACTGTAACAACTGGTTCGCTGTTGGCGATCGCAATTTCCCAATCTTCTCTCTTGCGTTCCCTCGCCCAAAAGGCGGCGGCTTTAAATAGTTCTTGGATCTGTGCGATGTCTGCGCGATCGCGACCTATACAAAATTGAATGTGACTGGAATCCCTAGTCGTTGATGTCATGCTCAATCTTCCTTCAAGTTGTATCTAAACTGTGTTACTTTTACTGTCTTAGCGGGTATAGTTGATTTTGCTTGGGAACAATCAATGATTTAATTCCCGATTTACAAAACTATTTTTATTCATACATATTTTCTAACTAATTTCGGTGATTATTAATACTTTTTGGGGTAAATTTTGTAAAAAAGTCTTTGACTCAAAATTCCCAACTTATAATTTCTAGCATTTGAAATTTTAGATGGGAATGACTGATTTGGTATGGGTTTAGAGTTCGCTTACAGAGAAACCAATTTTTTTGTAGTTACAGCCCACTGCACTGACAAAAAACCCGGTTTCTGAAAGTCTTAATGCGTAAGTGAGAGCTTAATATATGCCGTAATGGCTCAAAAATCATCTATCGATCGAGAGAGGTTTTGACTCCACGGGAACACCCGAAGATTGTGCTGTGGAGTCAATTCTTTAATCTCTAATCTCAAATCAAGTGAATCAGTTTTTCAGCCAGCGGGCGGCGTCTTTGGCGTGATAAGTCAAAATCAAATCAGTACCAGCACGCTTGAATCCTGTCAAAGTTTCCATCACTACTCTTTCTTCATCTATCCAACCGTTGAGGGCGGCGGCTTTCACCATCGCATATTCTCCAGAAACGTTGTAAGCAGCAACTGGCAGGTTAGTTGCTTCCTTCACGCGCCAGATGATATCCATATAAGCTAAAGCGGGTTTAACCATGAGCATATCTGCGCCTTCGGCAATGTCGAGAGCAATTTCTTTAAGAGCTTCGCGACCGTTTCCGGGATCCATTTGATAGGTGCGCCGATCGCCAAATTGCGGAGCAGAATCGGCCGCATCCCGAAACGGGCCATAATAAGCTGAGGCGTATTTTGCCGCGTAAGACATGATGGGAATATCTTCAAATCCAGCGGAGTCCAATCCTTCGCGAATTGCTCCGACAAAACCGTCCATCATTCCCGAAGGCGCGATAATATCTGCACCAGCTTTAGCTTGAGCAACTGCGGTTTTCTTCAGCAATTCTAGTGTGGGGTCGTTCAAGACGCGGCCGCTTAAATCTCCGACTTCCAAATAGCCGCAGTGACCGTGACTGGTATATTCGCACAGACAAGTATCGACGATGACGATTAAATCGGGTACGGCTTTTTTAACTGCTTCCGTCGCTTGTTGGACGATGCCGCAGTCGTGCCAAGCACCTGTCGCATCTGTGTCTTTGTCTGCGGGAATGCCGAATAAAATAATCGCGGGAATGCCGAGGTCGTAGACTTCTTTTGCTTCTTCTACTATTTTGTCTACCGATAGCTGGTAAACTCCCGGCATCGATGTGACTTCTTTAGCAAAAGCTTCCCCCGGTACGGCAAATAAGGGGTAAATTAAATCGCTCGTTGTCAAGATATTTTCCCGTACCATCCGGCGGAGTTGGGGATGGTTGCGGAGGCGGCGGGGGCGGTGAGTTGGAAACATAATGTTTTTTTTACGGTAGATAAAGCCCTGTTTTTGAGGACTCGTGGCGTTTCTTTAAAAGTCTAGAGCTTATTGTTGGCCGATCGCCCTGTACTTAAGTAAAGTTCTGTAAAAGCCAGGATGTCGATTGTTTGTAGTAACTGAGATGTTGCACCATTCTCAATAACCA includes:
- a CDS encoding sensor histidine kinase; the protein is MGWSDFIYLGMGLGLGLGSSLIWRLRQKSSQQPEPAPEVPPPLQEIHLEKFDALSDKLKQTQLAYQMASEMSQFKAGFLARTSHELRSPLSTMIGTLQLILSDLCDDPAEEREFVEQAHVAALKLVKLIDEIISVAKTEHGTERMDIEPIQLAKVFDEVDDLTYLQAANRGIRLEILPPDPGIYVLADLPRFRQVLVNLVDTAVAQMEEGSISVCAHASPESGYVHIWVDDQRSVSAWSESWDLLKHDLKCDVTKSSDNSQVSSGMRLLMNQTLLSLMSGKLEVLAVPSESEECNFNRTQCSIPLATL
- a CDS encoding N-acetyltransferase; translation: MTSTTRDSSHIQFCIGRDRADIAQIQELFKAAAFWARERKREDWEIAIANSEPVVTVWDGSRAIGFARATSDGIYRATIWDVAIHPDYQGAGLGRKLVQTVLSHPRMCRVERVYLMTTYKQSFYERIGFQQNASTTMVLENQLLEENLELEISNGELLTANC
- a CDS encoding porphobilinogen synthase — its product is MFPTHRPRRLRNHPQLRRMVRENILTTSDLIYPLFAVPGEAFAKEVTSMPGVYQLSVDKIVEEAKEVYDLGIPAIILFGIPADKDTDATGAWHDCGIVQQATEAVKKAVPDLIVIVDTCLCEYTSHGHCGYLEVGDLSGRVLNDPTLELLKKTAVAQAKAGADIIAPSGMMDGFVGAIREGLDSAGFEDIPIMSYAAKYASAYYGPFRDAADSAPQFGDRRTYQMDPGNGREALKEIALDIAEGADMLMVKPALAYMDIIWRVKEATNLPVAAYNVSGEYAMVKAAALNGWIDEERVVMETLTGFKRAGTDLILTYHAKDAARWLKN